Proteins from a single region of Eretmochelys imbricata isolate rEreImb1 chromosome 20, rEreImb1.hap1, whole genome shotgun sequence:
- the TESPA1 gene encoding protein TESPA1 isoform X1, translating into MEAASVLSPSSWEKRRAWVRQSRCWRTTVLEEEAAVAVRDVSGLQPPHLDDVFFEGSPSSKIETWLQNCGASMEVLPEEPGLPAPYGCSSNGTSFEDDLTLGAEALLLPGNDKAAGSRILLEKPWPGRYLHLGQSMASSAISGGTNKTTSSVSEILERCQEDAEEILYNLGFVQDEPQATARIPARFFSSPSQAKGIDFQLFLKAQVQRLEMEDPCLTLASRFQQVEALAATADAFFCLYSYVSKTPLQKISPAQIFWACPEIPNCWVVPAKAETKSPVDRLKKAISKMCLYTSPRAESLRRASTVPSCRRSILGRVVQEVLERAREEWFRFDQTDIEDMEGAAHEMPTGTFQCQHRVESSFQEPPSPDLAEHVSVHLCHGGEAAPTPPGGKGQLHTVPALPRLQWAPQGLPAGTAGACTEGAGSPGLQEKKGPGEAPMEMAPSKWEFSMDASCPSGGAGSDEESSYAGGTAAPSPGTHSMATKALGTVGTTWFHPEPREGLRGEAGFALDLSRALSTDNAGSCVARLPHLGGPPGKDGLEAYREALMCPEELRAEGKGHSPLRGSSYACGSRDVAHPQGQDTKAPGPALHSLGEVPALWVAGGGSMLHGPCWAPTLPLQEDDSFEMEEVQSTSEDEDGTPEAAAWLPAPALTRHRRRFILHAHSAHSDSSGFVEEPAPNSTPTTQLCDTACSELGRPMGGPCGTGQAV; encoded by the exons ATGGAGGCTGCATCAGTGCTGAGCCCCTCATCCTGGGAGAAGCGCAGAGCGTGGGTCCGGCAGAGCCGGTGCTGGCGTACCACTGtgctggaggaggaggcagcGGTGGCCGTGCGGGATGTGTCCGGGCTGCAGCCACCACATCTAGACGATGTCTTCTTCGAAG GAAGCCCCTCCAGCAAGATTGAGACTTGGCTGCAGAATTGTGG GGCATCCATGGAGGTCCTGCCTGAGGAGCCTGGCCTGCCTGCCCCCTATG GATGCAGTAGTAACGGGACCAGCTTTGAGGACGACTTGACACTGGGAGCAGAAG CTCTGTTGTTACCTGGGAATGACAAAGCCGCTGGCAG CAGGATCCTGCTGGAGAAGCCCTGGCCAGGCCGGTATCTCCACCTCGGGCAAAGCATGGCATCCAGTGCCATCTCCGGTGGCACCAACAAGACTACCTCCAG CGTCTCTGAGATCCTGGAGCGGTGCCAGGAGGACGCTGAGGAGATTCTCTACAACTTGGGCTTCGTGCAGGATGAGCCTCAGGCCACAGCCCGGATCCCGGCCCGGTTCTTCTCGTCTCCTTCCCAAGCCAAGGGCATCGATTTCCAGCTCTTCCTGAAGGCCCAGGTGCAGCGCCTGGAGATGGAGGATCCCTGTCTGACCCTGGCCA GTCGGTTCCAGCAGGTGGAGGCTCTGGCTGCGACAGCGGACGCCTTCTTCTGCCTCTATTCCTACGTCTCCAAGACGCCCCTGCAGAAGATCTCGCCAGCCCAGATTTTCTGGGCCTGCCCAGAAATCCCCAACTGCTGGGTCGTGCCCGCGAAGGCCGAGACTAAGTCTCCGGTGGACCGTCTGAAGAAAGCCATCTCCAAGATGTGCCTGTACACCTCACCCAGAGCCGAGTCCCTGCGGAGAGCCAGCACGGTACCCAGCTGCCGGAGGAGCATCCTGGGCAGGgtggtgcaggaggtgctggagaggGCGAGGGAGGAGTGGTTCCGATTTGACCAAACAGACATAGAGGACATGGAAGGGGCAGCCCATGAGATGCCCACGGGGACATTCCAATGCCAGCATAGAGTGGAGAGCTCCTTCCAAGAGCCACCGTCACCAGATCTGGCAGAGCATGTTTCAGTGCATCTCTGCCACGGAGGCGAGGCAGCCCCCACGCCTCCAGGAGGGAAAGGACAGCTCCACACAGTGCCAGCCCTGCCAAGGCTGCAATGGGCCCCGCAGGGGCTACCTGCTGGCACAGCTGGGGCGTGTACAGAGGGAGCAGGTAGTCCAGGCCTCCAGGAGAAGAAAGGCCCTGGAGAAGCCCCTATGGAGATGGCTCCTTCCAAATGGGAGTTCTCCATGGACGCGTCCTGCCCCTCAGGGGGAGCAGGGTCTGATGAGGAGAGTTCCTATGCTGGAGGCACGGCTGCACCATCTCCTGGGACACACTCCATGGCCACCAAAGCCCTGGGCACTGTCGGGACAACATGGTTCCATCCGGAGCCCAGAGAGGGGCTCAGAGGTGAGGCCGGGTTTGCCTTAGACTTGTCCAGGGCCCTGAGCACGGATAATGCAGGCTCCTGCGTAGCCCGGCTGCCCCACCTGGGGGGGCCTCCAGGGAAGGACGGGCTGGAGGCCTACAGAGAAGCTCTCATGTGCCCAGAGGAGCTGAGGGCTGAAGGCAAAGGACACTCACCGCTCAGAGGCAGCTCCTACGCGTGTGGCTCCCGGGACGTGGCACATCCCCAGGGGCAGGACACCAAAGCCCCAGGGCCAGCATTGCACTCCCTGGGGGAGGTTCCTGCTTTGTGGGTGGCAGGCGGGGGCTCCATGCTCCATGGGCCTTGCTGGGCACCGACACTGCCCCTCCAGGAGGATGATTCTTTTGAAATGGAAGAG GTGCAAAGCACCAGTGAGGATGAGGATGGCACCCCcgaggcagcagcctggctgccCGCTCCCGCCTTGACGAGACACCGGAGGC
- the TESPA1 gene encoding protein TESPA1 isoform X2, which translates to MEAASVLSPSSWEKRRAWVRQSRCWRTTVLEEEAAVAVRDVSGLQPPHLDDVFFEGSPSSKIETWLQNCGASMEVLPEEPGLPAPYGCSSNGTSFEDDLTLGAEALLLPGNDKAAGRILLEKPWPGRYLHLGQSMASSAISGGTNKTTSSVSEILERCQEDAEEILYNLGFVQDEPQATARIPARFFSSPSQAKGIDFQLFLKAQVQRLEMEDPCLTLASRFQQVEALAATADAFFCLYSYVSKTPLQKISPAQIFWACPEIPNCWVVPAKAETKSPVDRLKKAISKMCLYTSPRAESLRRASTVPSCRRSILGRVVQEVLERAREEWFRFDQTDIEDMEGAAHEMPTGTFQCQHRVESSFQEPPSPDLAEHVSVHLCHGGEAAPTPPGGKGQLHTVPALPRLQWAPQGLPAGTAGACTEGAGSPGLQEKKGPGEAPMEMAPSKWEFSMDASCPSGGAGSDEESSYAGGTAAPSPGTHSMATKALGTVGTTWFHPEPREGLRGEAGFALDLSRALSTDNAGSCVARLPHLGGPPGKDGLEAYREALMCPEELRAEGKGHSPLRGSSYACGSRDVAHPQGQDTKAPGPALHSLGEVPALWVAGGGSMLHGPCWAPTLPLQEDDSFEMEEVQSTSEDEDGTPEAAAWLPAPALTRHRRRFILHAHSAHSDSSGFVEEPAPNSTPTTQLCDTACSELGRPMGGPCGTGQAV; encoded by the exons ATGGAGGCTGCATCAGTGCTGAGCCCCTCATCCTGGGAGAAGCGCAGAGCGTGGGTCCGGCAGAGCCGGTGCTGGCGTACCACTGtgctggaggaggaggcagcGGTGGCCGTGCGGGATGTGTCCGGGCTGCAGCCACCACATCTAGACGATGTCTTCTTCGAAG GAAGCCCCTCCAGCAAGATTGAGACTTGGCTGCAGAATTGTGG GGCATCCATGGAGGTCCTGCCTGAGGAGCCTGGCCTGCCTGCCCCCTATG GATGCAGTAGTAACGGGACCAGCTTTGAGGACGACTTGACACTGGGAGCAGAAG CTCTGTTGTTACCTGGGAATGACAAAGCCGCTGGCAG GATCCTGCTGGAGAAGCCCTGGCCAGGCCGGTATCTCCACCTCGGGCAAAGCATGGCATCCAGTGCCATCTCCGGTGGCACCAACAAGACTACCTCCAG CGTCTCTGAGATCCTGGAGCGGTGCCAGGAGGACGCTGAGGAGATTCTCTACAACTTGGGCTTCGTGCAGGATGAGCCTCAGGCCACAGCCCGGATCCCGGCCCGGTTCTTCTCGTCTCCTTCCCAAGCCAAGGGCATCGATTTCCAGCTCTTCCTGAAGGCCCAGGTGCAGCGCCTGGAGATGGAGGATCCCTGTCTGACCCTGGCCA GTCGGTTCCAGCAGGTGGAGGCTCTGGCTGCGACAGCGGACGCCTTCTTCTGCCTCTATTCCTACGTCTCCAAGACGCCCCTGCAGAAGATCTCGCCAGCCCAGATTTTCTGGGCCTGCCCAGAAATCCCCAACTGCTGGGTCGTGCCCGCGAAGGCCGAGACTAAGTCTCCGGTGGACCGTCTGAAGAAAGCCATCTCCAAGATGTGCCTGTACACCTCACCCAGAGCCGAGTCCCTGCGGAGAGCCAGCACGGTACCCAGCTGCCGGAGGAGCATCCTGGGCAGGgtggtgcaggaggtgctggagaggGCGAGGGAGGAGTGGTTCCGATTTGACCAAACAGACATAGAGGACATGGAAGGGGCAGCCCATGAGATGCCCACGGGGACATTCCAATGCCAGCATAGAGTGGAGAGCTCCTTCCAAGAGCCACCGTCACCAGATCTGGCAGAGCATGTTTCAGTGCATCTCTGCCACGGAGGCGAGGCAGCCCCCACGCCTCCAGGAGGGAAAGGACAGCTCCACACAGTGCCAGCCCTGCCAAGGCTGCAATGGGCCCCGCAGGGGCTACCTGCTGGCACAGCTGGGGCGTGTACAGAGGGAGCAGGTAGTCCAGGCCTCCAGGAGAAGAAAGGCCCTGGAGAAGCCCCTATGGAGATGGCTCCTTCCAAATGGGAGTTCTCCATGGACGCGTCCTGCCCCTCAGGGGGAGCAGGGTCTGATGAGGAGAGTTCCTATGCTGGAGGCACGGCTGCACCATCTCCTGGGACACACTCCATGGCCACCAAAGCCCTGGGCACTGTCGGGACAACATGGTTCCATCCGGAGCCCAGAGAGGGGCTCAGAGGTGAGGCCGGGTTTGCCTTAGACTTGTCCAGGGCCCTGAGCACGGATAATGCAGGCTCCTGCGTAGCCCGGCTGCCCCACCTGGGGGGGCCTCCAGGGAAGGACGGGCTGGAGGCCTACAGAGAAGCTCTCATGTGCCCAGAGGAGCTGAGGGCTGAAGGCAAAGGACACTCACCGCTCAGAGGCAGCTCCTACGCGTGTGGCTCCCGGGACGTGGCACATCCCCAGGGGCAGGACACCAAAGCCCCAGGGCCAGCATTGCACTCCCTGGGGGAGGTTCCTGCTTTGTGGGTGGCAGGCGGGGGCTCCATGCTCCATGGGCCTTGCTGGGCACCGACACTGCCCCTCCAGGAGGATGATTCTTTTGAAATGGAAGAG GTGCAAAGCACCAGTGAGGATGAGGATGGCACCCCcgaggcagcagcctggctgccCGCTCCCGCCTTGACGAGACACCGGAGGC